The sequence CCTTTATAAAGCAGCTAGTGCACAGGGCCAGAGCTGGAGTCCCTAGCCCATGGGGCTCATGGAGACTCCACAAGTCCCTGGGCAGCTCACAGGACATTGTCATAATAATACTCTGCCAAATCTGACTCATCCCGCTTGCTCTTGTGTGCGTGGTGCAGGCCAGCAGGCTGCTTCCGGGGTGCTCGAgtctggaactgggggtgcttcGGTTTAATGCCATAATCTATGGAAGGACAGAGAGCTGGTGATGGAGAGGGGAAGACACTCAAGGCCCAAAACAGCCTCTGTTGTGGGGAAACTGCCTGCAGCCACTAATGATCCAAGTTTGGGTCCAGCACTCAcatgtaccccccccccccctccccgggatgTGCTGTGTGCTTTTGGGAACTATGAAAAGTAAGCCTGGGCTGTGGCAGCCCCCCAGTCAAGGCTGCTCCTAGAGCAGTGCAGCCATCACTCTGCAGTAGCACAATAGCAGCCAGCAACAGCAGGTGCCTGGTAAGTGTCCATGCACAGGGAGGGGAAATCACTGCAAACGAGGAGGGGCAATTGGCACTGGCTGGCTTCTCAGGGGCTTTCCCCACAGCCTGGCCAGCTGAActatggcagggggtggggcagtttGGACTCATGGCTAGCTGCCTATAGAGAGACAGGCTGCTGAGGAGAGGGCTTGGCCGCTGGGTGAGCCATAGCTGCAGTGATGGGAGACCCTGCTGGCTAAGTGAGGCTGCCTCTCACCTGAATTAGCCTTTGAAATAGTAATCTCCTACCACTCCAGGGCTTGCAGTGGCATTAGGAGGGTGAGCTGAGGCTTTGAAGTGGACCATTTATGCAGCAAACCAGGCTCTTCCATGctcacaggaggggaagggggaaagcctGCTTGCCCCTGGAAGCAGGAGCCCTGCACAGGGCAAGTCCCAAGCCTCAGGCTTACAACCCTGAGTGGCAGCGACTGGTCTCCACAGACCTATGCCTGGGAAACAGTGAGCTGTGAGCCCCTGAGGAAGCCActgtccttcccccaccccactgcataGTAAGCCTTCCTGTCGCATTCCCTGGCTGTGGGGACTTGGCTTTGATGGTGCAGGAGGCAGTGCACCTGCTGTGTGCACTGAGGAGGCTGGATGGGAACTGTCCATGTCCCCCATGACAGCATGTTAGAGCAGAGTAAGTTGGTACCATCCACCAGGCCGAAGTGCTGCTGTGGGAGCTCCAGGGGAGCAGAGAAATCCTCAGGGACTGAGTCGCTGAGCCTGCAATAGAAATGCATGGTCAGGGGAGCAGGACCCTCCCGGGGCTGATGAATTCACTAGTCTcctcccagtggcagggctggggctgcctgcATATTTCCAGTTGAAGCTCAGCCTGGGTTCTGGCCACAGGTCTTAGGGTGCTGGGCATAAAAGACAGCAGCTGGGCTGGAATGAGACGGTGGGTAATTGCACTTGGCCTAGGCTCAACTTAGCCTGTTAGCGCTTAAATGGTggcgcagagccagggctccaggaAACAGGCTGATTTGGCAGGTTACATGCATTTGACGCTTGCCCTTAATGTGGACAGGGTGACTTGTGCATTGGCTTCCCTCAGTAAGGACAGGTGCATTTTACAGCTTGCGGTGTTGCAGCGACAGAGGCAGGCGCTGAAGGAAAAGGCACCCCCTGGAATGAGATGTGGGGGAAGGTTTATGGTGCAGCAGATAGGCTGTGCACACGCTGGCTCTTCTGCATGGTTCAAACGACAATTCCCACTGCTTTGGCCTAAGCTTTGAGTATCCAGCTCACCTGCGCCAATTCCCAGCTGTGGAGGAGTGGGCTCAGCTCATGCCTGAGGCTCCTGCATGTGTTGTAGGGCAAGCACCGGGGGAGGAGAGAGTGGGCACAAACATTGCAGGGGCCATGTTACCTTTGAGGAAGTGGCACAGGGAACACAGCCCCCAGCAGGAGTGGCAGCAGCAGGTGCAGCTTCATAGGCCCAACCCAACTACGCTGTGTCCTCGCAGAAGCAGGATGGACTCAGCCTATCCTCCTTTTCTTTCATTGGTTGTCATTGATGGAACATAATGACATCATGAGGCCCTACAGTGACATCATAAAAAGCGTGAACCCATGAGGTATCACTTGCACTGCTAGCAGGAGTGCTGGGTAACACAGCAGGAGACACTAGCAGAAGGCGAGGCCCGGAGGTAGAGCAGTAGAGAAGCATGGCAATGACTAGCAAGCTGGAGCTGATGCAGGTGTTAGGGCAACTACATAGGTGTCTGCACAATATTATCCCTTTTGAATTTAATTGTGATGACAACATAGCCATCTACCCCATTTGGCCTCCTCAATGCACCTACCACCtcacaccacagcagcccacgGAGGCTTTGAGAGACTCTGAGGGCAGGACCCAGCACAGAGCCAGCCCCCTAAGCTAATTTAAAAAGGATATCTCCTGCAGGAGCAGCTCTTAGACCGCTGCTCATCACATGCAGCTCAGGATCCCGAAGATCTTCCTGACACAGAGCAATCCATTACCTCCACACCTAACCTAAGCATCCTCCTGGGCTCTCCTCAGGCTGGCACTCTAGCTGGAGGAAAAGCGGGTCTAGGTAAGTGTGGCATTGGCAGTCACAAAAGCACAGCTCATGCTGTGTAGTCTCCACTGGATCCCCCACCATTCTGGTAGAGTTCAGAATTGCCCTCCTCATGTTTAACTCCCTAAATGTTTGCCTCAAAGCCTTTATCTCTTCCCACAATCTGCATCTTCTCTGCAGTTTCCCTATCTCCATCCATCTCATTGTAGAGTCTGCCTAGGCTGGGTGAAgtcctcttttctctcccttcacTAGGAGCCTCTGGACTGATTGGAGCATATTCCCCAGCCCATGGCTCCATGCTGCTGCAGCCTAGACCACATGCTGTCACTTCCTCCTGCCGTGTAGTACTTGAAGTATACTGGATGAATGATGCTATCCAAACTGGCTGGCCTGTATTGGAGCAGCCGTGAGGTCCGGGTTTTCTCGCTGCTCCATCTGATAGCCCTGCAGGGAATACAGCTGCTTCTGCTCCATTACAGTCTCTGCTCCAAGCACTCCCGTGAGAAGCCCAAGCTGTACGTGTTGCACACCCACCACTGTAGTGTCAGGGGCCCCGAGGCCAGTTTAAGGAAGAGCATTATCCTCACCCAGTTCAGCCCCTATTCTGTGCCCCCCTCTGTGAAATGACTTCTTGCTGAGGTGTCATTCTGGGTGTTGATAACTAGTGGGGGAACTACTCAAGGACTCCTGCTGGGTGAAAGTTGCCACAAAGGGAAGAGCTGGTGAGACTATAAGATGGTTATGATACACTGAGCTCAGTGAGAGACTTATGGGAGCTGCTCAGACTCTACCAAGCCCACGGTTCCTCTCTTGTCAGGGTATTCCCTAGAGAGAGAACAAAGGGGCGTTGGCAGGGCAggcctggaagagcagcagggtggctgggcaTGACTGAGACTGCATCATCAGAGCCGGGCATGGGAAACCCAGGGCTAGAACACACCTCACACTCCAGGGCCAGATGTTCTGTAGTTCTGTGAATGGGAGTCTATCCCCCCGGCTGCTCCGTGCATAGTTCTGGCAGAACAGTGCTGCATTTCCCTCTACCATTCCTCAGCCAGCAAAGatactaacccccccccccccccccatttctttaGTTGCTCTAGGGCTCAGCTGGGCCCTGGCCATTTAGCTTTGCACATACATAAATGTTGGTTGAATTGATTTGTCTGAACTCCCCGCATTGACCAGCCCCCTCAGCATTGCTttccagcccccactctctggtTGGCAGCTGCTCAGCAAGCCCTTTTAGCGTACATTAGCTGCTAGAAACGCAATGTACAAACTGTGGCATGCAATACCCACAGGAGAGCTGCAGGAAATTAAACAGCCTGAACCAACCACCAAAAGTCCCACCTGTGGACAAGGCAGATGCCAGCTGAGCAGCACCTGGGCATGATGGAGCCCTGCATTCTCCAGGGGAAAGAGCACTGAAGTGACAGATGGTGGCCATAGCAATAAGTGAGAATCCCTGAAACAGGGAACTGCAGAGGTGGGCCTTGCTGCTAGAGCTAGCTGTGGTGGGGGTCAGCTGCCCAGCAGCCTGAGATGCCCCCAAACTAGTAGCTGGAGGGAGGAAAGAATGTTCCTGCCTTGCAAAGCTCTCTTGCCCCCGCACACAGCTGTGTTACCGGACCAGCAGCCCTGTATGGGACGAACACCCCGAATGACCTTGTGGGCTaccctggggggaagggagctgcagcccagggcagagAACTCAGACTGGGGAAGAAATCCTGGGAGGCCAGAGGCTCTTAGGCTGCCTCTTCAGCACAGCCAGCTTCTGTAGCAGGAAGAACCCTCCAACAGTTTGGGCAAGGAGGGAAAGGTCTCACTAACACAAGCCGGGCACAGGATCGGTCCCAGCACCCAGAGCAGACAGACAGTCCCAAAAGCACTGGTGCCACTGCCTGACTTTATTACTGTGCAGCCATACAAAAGCCAAGTGCTTATAAAAGAGGTCCTGGACCAGCACTGAAGCCACAGTATTGTACAGGCTTGGGGTGGCAAAGGTCTCTCACCCCACGTAGGGTCCATTGTTCACAGCTAGCTATGTAAAAAAAGGTACAAGCCCCCTGGAGAATGGGAGTCTCTAATCAATGGTTTAACTGAAAAATAGATACGATAGAAACATCCCTCCAGCCAGCTCGCCCTCCAGAGACATCCTGTCGCCACTCTGAGCCAGCCCCGGTCACAGCAGTAAAGGGCCACTTCTCCATCAGCCCCAGTTATAGAAATAGATTTTCTGCCAAGCTGGCAGGTAATTCATCATTGGTCCTGAAATGAGAGAACAGAGGGACCAGGTGAGCCAGAGTGGGGAACAACATTTTAAAGATGTACACTTGAGCATGGATTTGCCACAcatctctgctggtgcccctcaatcccagcccacagCCTCCCATTATGCCATTCCTAGCTTTTCCCCAAGCAAAATCACCAACTGTGCCACGCTGGGTGGTGGTGCTGATGTGCCCACCAGGAGGAGAGCAGGACAAGACTCGTATGACCCTTGAAATTTGGACAACAGAGGCAACAGGTGAGGTGCACTGACACCTGTGCACTGGAGAAGGGCTTTCCCCTCTGCCTCAGGACTGCTGCTGCCCACACAGGAAGAAACCTGTGGGATAGGAGAGCCCCAGCCGAAGTATAGGGAAGGGGCAGTAACCCAACTCAGCACCAAAGATCAGCTGCAAAGACACAGTCTCCCTCAGTTCCTGGCTAAACTCATGTAGTGCTGCTATGTATGTTACGCTGCTTCCGTAGAAGCACTCCACTCCAGAGAGGGCTGTGTTTCAGCAGGAAGTGGAAGAAGAGAGGAGACTCTGGATTGaagattgtaaagtgctttggggtccTTTTGGAAGAGGTGCTAGAGAAATGCAAGATTGTTTCCATTCTTTAATTCACAGTCCATCCAAAACTACCTTGGAGTAAGTGTCCCTGGTAGCAATTTGGAGAGGGTTACTCCTCACTCTGTGTTGTGCTTTGTACAGCTCAGTGCTTATGAGGTGGGTGAAGATGGGAtggaggggcatcagcagagctgtgtatgGGGCGCATAGCAGGATCAGCACAGCAGTGTGCACtggaggtcaggactgaggtgcactggcagagctgtgcagggaacccaggactggaatccagccagctctggctggggggggtaTATGAATGATTACAATCATGGCGCTTAAGTCCCTACAATATTTAACCCCTTACTGTTTGGATTTAAACCAGCACATGAGTGTTAATGGTAGGTATTCTGGTGGCAAATATCCCAGGGGCTTTTCCTCACTCCTTTGCCAGTTAGGCTCTAGCCTGTGACATAcagcccacccccagctccagtccTTCCCGGTGGAAATGCAGCCACTACAGCTGCCTACTTACGCGTGACTAACCCGACTCCGGGAACATAATCAGCCAGCAGGCGGAGCAGGAAGAGGATCCGGCCCCTAGGGGAATAGAAAAAGTGTGGATGAGGCCAGTGCAATGACCTCACGTTCCAGTCCGCCGAATGCACTAGAAGAGGCCTCCTCCTTCGGTAATGGGAATTGGATTTCTCTCAACTCAGCTGCTTTGCTGCCCTTGAATATCCTGCACCCCCAAACTGCCAGCTCCCCACAACTTCCCATGTCAGGATTTTAATGCAAACAACAGTGACGCAGGTGAAACAGGTCAGAGTGAAAGATGCTTGAGATCTTCAATAGAGCCTGAACCCACTCTGGCTTCCTAGCTAGGTAGAGGCATCAAAGCCCCTTAGTGAAGGCCCAAAGTATAACtgtgttaaaaaaagaactagataagttcatggaggataggcccatcaatggctattagccaggatgggcagggacacaaccccctgctctgcgtgtccctaaacctctgactgacagCAGAGACTGGATAccaggaatggatcactcaaaattacctctgt is a genomic window of Malaclemys terrapin pileata isolate rMalTer1 chromosome 4, rMalTer1.hap1, whole genome shotgun sequence containing:
- the FREY1 gene encoding protein Frey, whose translation is MKLHLLLPLLLGAVFPVPLPQRLSDSVPEDFSAPLELPQQHFGLVDDYGIKPKHPQFQTRAPRKQPAGLHHAHKSKRDESDLAEYYYDNVL